The Juglans regia cultivar Chandler chromosome 2, Walnut 2.0, whole genome shotgun sequence genome includes a window with the following:
- the LOC108982072 gene encoding serine/threonine-protein phosphatase PP1 isoform X2, whose protein sequence is MEETLLDDIIRRLKVAKVGRTTKQVQLTESEIRQLCLSSKEIFLSQPNLLELEAPVKICGDVHGQFSDLLRLFEYGGYPPEANYLFLGDYVDRGKQSIETICLLLAYKVKYKENFFLLRGNHECASINRIYGFYDECKRRFSVRVWKIFTDCFNCLPVAALIDEKILCMHGGLSPDLKTLDQIRNIARPVDVPEQGLLCDLLWADPDKDVDGWGENDRGVSYTFGADKVAEFLQKHDLDLICRAHQVVEDGYEFFAKRQLVTIFSAPNYCGEFDNAGAMMSVDDTLTCSFQILKSSEKKGKGGKG, encoded by the exons ATGGAGGAGACTTTGCTTGACGATATCATACGTCGGCTGAAGGTGGCAAAGGTTGGTCGGACGACGAAGCAGGTGCAGCTGACCGAGTCGGAAATCCGGCAGCTCTGCCTTTCGTCTAAGGAGATCTTTCTCAGCCAGCCTAATCTTCTCGAGCTCGAAGCTCCAGTAAAGATTTGCG GAGATGTTCATGGGCAGTTTTCAGATCTTTTACGATTGTTTGAGTATGGTGGGTATCCGCCTGAAGCCAATTATTTATTCTTAGGTGACTATGTTGATCGGGGTAAGCAGAGCATAGAGACAATATGCCTTCTCCTTGCATACAAGgtcaaatacaaagaaaactTCTTTCTTCTCAGGGGCAACCATGAATGTGCATCCATTAATCGTATATATGGGTTCTATGATGAGTGCAAGAGGAGGTTTAGTGTTCGTGTCTGGAAGATATTTACTGACTGTTTTAACTGTCTGCCGGTTGCCGCACTTATAGATGAGAAGATCCTTTGTATGCATGGTGGATTGTCTCCTGATTTGAAAACTTTGGATCAGATTAGGAATATTGCTCGCCCTGTTGATGTGCCAGAACAGGGCCTTCTCTGTGATCTATTGTGGGCTGATCCTGATAAAGACGTGGATGGCTGGGGTGAGAATGACCGGGGTGTGTCATATACATTTGGGGCTGACAAGGTAGCTGAATTCCTTCAAAAGCATGATCTTGACCTCATCTGCAGAGCTCACCAG GTTGTGGAAGATGGATATGAATTTTTTGCAAAGCGGCAGCTGGTAACCATATTTTCAGCACCAAACTACTGTGGCGAGTTTGACAATGCTGGTGCAATGATGAGCGTGGATGATACATTGACGTGTTCCTTCCAGATTCTTAAATCGTCTGAGAAGAAAGGAAAG GGCGGGAAGGGTTAA
- the LOC108982072 gene encoding serine/threonine-protein phosphatase PP1 isoform X1 translates to MEETLLDDIIRRLKVAKVGRTTKQVQLTESEIRQLCLSSKEIFLSQPNLLELEAPVKICGDVHGQFSDLLRLFEYGGYPPEANYLFLGDYVDRGKQSIETICLLLAYKVKYKENFFLLRGNHECASINRIYGFYDECKRRFSVRVWKIFTDCFNCLPVAALIDEKILCMHGGLSPDLKTLDQIRNIARPVDVPEQGLLCDLLWADPDKDVDGWGENDRGVSYTFGADKVAEFLQKHDLDLICRAHQVVEDGYEFFAKRQLVTIFSAPNYCGEFDNAGAMMSVDDTLTCSFQILKSSEKKGKVGFGNMLRPGTPPHKGGKG, encoded by the exons ATGGAGGAGACTTTGCTTGACGATATCATACGTCGGCTGAAGGTGGCAAAGGTTGGTCGGACGACGAAGCAGGTGCAGCTGACCGAGTCGGAAATCCGGCAGCTCTGCCTTTCGTCTAAGGAGATCTTTCTCAGCCAGCCTAATCTTCTCGAGCTCGAAGCTCCAGTAAAGATTTGCG GAGATGTTCATGGGCAGTTTTCAGATCTTTTACGATTGTTTGAGTATGGTGGGTATCCGCCTGAAGCCAATTATTTATTCTTAGGTGACTATGTTGATCGGGGTAAGCAGAGCATAGAGACAATATGCCTTCTCCTTGCATACAAGgtcaaatacaaagaaaactTCTTTCTTCTCAGGGGCAACCATGAATGTGCATCCATTAATCGTATATATGGGTTCTATGATGAGTGCAAGAGGAGGTTTAGTGTTCGTGTCTGGAAGATATTTACTGACTGTTTTAACTGTCTGCCGGTTGCCGCACTTATAGATGAGAAGATCCTTTGTATGCATGGTGGATTGTCTCCTGATTTGAAAACTTTGGATCAGATTAGGAATATTGCTCGCCCTGTTGATGTGCCAGAACAGGGCCTTCTCTGTGATCTATTGTGGGCTGATCCTGATAAAGACGTGGATGGCTGGGGTGAGAATGACCGGGGTGTGTCATATACATTTGGGGCTGACAAGGTAGCTGAATTCCTTCAAAAGCATGATCTTGACCTCATCTGCAGAGCTCACCAG GTTGTGGAAGATGGATATGAATTTTTTGCAAAGCGGCAGCTGGTAACCATATTTTCAGCACCAAACTACTGTGGCGAGTTTGACAATGCTGGTGCAATGATGAGCGTGGATGATACATTGACGTGTTCCTTCCAGATTCTTAAATCGTCTGAGAAGAAAGGAAAGGTTGGATTTGGCAACATGTTGAGACCTGGAACTCCACCTCATAAG GGCGGGAAGGGTTAA
- the LOC118343789 gene encoding E4 SUMO-protein ligase PIAL2-like, producing the protein MAGTTLRPSLAPGGLAGTNIGPGRPPSPSSVNSYRVSAVVERLTGHALLGNRSDTIEFFKLCLSLARGIDYAVANNEVPNKAQDLPLLLKQVCQRKKDNFLQAAIMVLMLSVKNACKIGWFSEKESEELIILANEIGSSFCILGNINAGPSNSPSTIKQIMERFYPRMRMGQILASLEVKPGYGAYVIDFQILKTTVHSPEEKIRLFVAQTDSIETSACIICPPQVSFLLNGKGVDRRTTVLMDSGPQLPTNVTTMLKYGTNLLQAVGQFNGHYIIAVAFVSVMSSPDTPVPPDYVQPAVASVDPDSDIIEGPSRISLRCPIRYAMVVA; encoded by the exons ATGGCCGGAACTACGTTGAGACCGTCGCTGGCGCCGGGCGGGTTGGCTGGGACGAATATAGGGCCGGGTCGCCCACCGTCTCCCTCTTCTGTCAACTCTTACCGAGTTTCCGCTGTGGTCGAGCGATTGACCGGGCACGCCCTACTCGGAAATCGTAGCGACACCATTGAATTCTTCAAACTATGCTTATCTCTCGCCAG AGGTATTGATTATGCAGTTGCAAACAATGAGGTTCCAAACAAAGCTCAAGATCTGCCTTTATTGTTGAAGCAG GTGTGCCAGCGTAAAAAAGATAACTTCTTACAGGCAGCTATCATGGTGCTTATGCTCTCTGTGAAG AATGCATGTAAGATTGGGTGGTTTTCAGAAAAGGAGTCTGAAGAACTTATCATTCTTGCAAATGAG ATAGGTAGCAGCTTCTGCATTTTGGGAAATATTAACGCGGGACCTAGTAATTCTCCTTCCACTATAAAACAAATAATGGAGAG GTTCTACCCACGAATGAGGATGGGGCAAATACTTGCTTCCCTTGAAGTCAAG CCTGGATACGGGGCATATGTGATTGATTTCCAAATTTTAAAGACTACGGTACATTCTCCCGAAGAAAAAATT CGGTTATTTGTAGCACAGACAGATAGTATAGAGACATCTGCATGCATTATATGTCCTCCCCAAGTGAG CTTTCTTCTGAATGGAAAGGGAGTTGACCGAAGGACTACTGTTCTAATG GACTCTGGACCACAGTTACCAACAAATGTGACTACAATGCTGAAATATGGAACAAATCTTCTTCAGGCTGTAGGCCAGTTTAATG GTCATTATATCATAGCTGTTGCCTTCGTAAGTGTGATGTCATCACCTGACACCCCAGTGCCACCTGATTATGTGCAACCTGCTGTAGCTTCAGTTGACCCAG attCTGACATAATTGAAGGGCCATCACGGATATCACTTCGTTGTCCTATAAGGTATGCCATGGTTGTTGCTTAG